From one Comamonas piscis genomic stretch:
- a CDS encoding lysozyme inhibitor LprI family protein — MVFNHSRQPRWLWMRAACLGAAMLVSTAAMAVDNPDAPDRLAAFEQRIQPLEAAIGNQNTTADMLRASSAYAKQLDVELNQTYRELMAKVGATGAQKLRASQRNWLSFMTTEAAFIDGTWNAKDFGSSSALSRSEYRNSLTKARIIQLLDYLRSYP, encoded by the coding sequence ATGGTCTTCAACCACAGTCGCCAGCCCCGCTGGCTATGGATGCGCGCCGCTTGCCTGGGGGCTGCCATGTTGGTATCGACAGCCGCGATGGCCGTGGACAACCCCGATGCCCCTGACCGCCTGGCCGCATTTGAGCAGCGCATACAGCCGCTGGAGGCCGCCATCGGCAACCAGAACACGACGGCCGACATGCTGCGTGCCAGCAGCGCTTACGCCAAGCAGCTTGATGTGGAGCTGAACCAGACCTACCGCGAGCTGATGGCCAAGGTGGGTGCCACCGGCGCGCAAAAGCTGCGCGCCTCCCAGCGCAACTGGCTGAGCTTTATGACGACCGAAGCCGCCTTTATCGACGGCACCTGGAACGCCAAGGACTTTGGCAGCTCCTCCGCGCTGTCTCGCAGCGAGTACCGCAACAGCCTGACCAAGGCGCGCATCATCCAACTGCTGGACTACCTACGCTCCTATCCTTGA